Below is a genomic region from Dioscorea cayenensis subsp. rotundata cultivar TDr96_F1 chromosome 14, TDr96_F1_v2_PseudoChromosome.rev07_lg8_w22 25.fasta, whole genome shotgun sequence.
TAGGATCTATGGTGTGTAAACTGTCATAAGGATTCCTCGTGTGGGAACGGGCTTGTAGTCTAATTTGCATACTAGCAAATCGATCAGGGCGCATGCAAGATGATCAATTCTCAGTTATTCACATATTTGATAGTTGTGCTTTTGTCATTTGTCAAAAATCCTTATCTAATCCCACAAATAAGACTTGATGATATGGTTTAACTTGAGCAACAAATGAACAGTTACAACAATTCCCTTCTTATTTTCTCAGTAGAACAATGAAGTTGTAGATTGAGTTGTTTTACATCAAGGATGAAACACTTCATTGTTATTCAACTCCAAATCCAAGGAAACCATccttcacaaaaaaaattagtttaaaactCATCCACCTTGCAAATAAAGGATGTTGTATATATTGCATGGTGCCATAGGCATATAATTAAGTAGTAGTTATGCACATTGAAGATAATCATATATAAGTTAATCATGTCCTCATATTTCTGGATTTATAGTGCAAACAAAGCATTATTCAAGTGCGTATGTAAACCATGCGGTCCAtgccctcatatatatattaatatatatatatatatataagataatctTTTATAATCACATTAGTGCCAGTTTCAGCAAACAAAGCTTCTTTTCTCCTCTTGTCCCTTCTCCTGTTTCGTCCTTCATTACTAGCATCACGTGGAGCATTATTCATACTGTGACTTCATTCTAAAACTTTCAAGCATTTTGATGGGGATGGACATATGCTTTCAATGGTTGttacaatgaaaataaattatgataaagtTGAAGCTGACACGTAGAATAGAGCTGCTGGAATAAATTAGAGTAGCCATTAATTTGCTCTATATGCCAAACATGTGAATCTGGTTTTCTGATATTTATGATTCACGTGAATACTGTATAGTTTGGATTTGGATCTAAACCTATCAATTATAGGGTCATTTTGGTAATCAACAactggatatatatatataagatactTAGAAAAGacaaattaacaaaaacacacacatatatatatttacacccAAAATTCAAGTAGATTCAAATCTAAATCAGATGCATGATAACAATTTGAAAAGCTTGATCATATGTAGCCTTTCCAATGATATTAGCTCCAAATTGATACAACACTCACTTAAACAAAGATCACTCCATCAACTCCAAATCCCATTATATAACAAAGAATAATAACTACAAATTCCATGACATAACAGTCACTTGAAAGTTATTGTCATGAGCTTTCTTGTGATGGCTCATTTATAACTATTATAGTgagtaaactaaaaaaatacagaaatattatgaatattaaatccaattgcaataaacagactaaaattaaacaaagcaaCAAATTGCCATTTAATTTCCTTAGTATGATTTGATACTTACATATGAAATATCAAGATTCCTAAAGCCATTAATCTATTCCCTTAAAAAGAATAGTATACCTAAAATGTAATAATATCAagataatttcttaaaaaaaaaagaccagaATAATAACTTATTTCTTTGTACATCTCATTTAACAATCTTTCAAGAAAACATCACCTACAGTTCCATCAAATCATTCATTTAAGATAATTCCCTCCTCCCAAACTTGATCACCTGCTTAACCCTaacaaaaaatagatatatatttatacagaaaattttaagtaaatatataCAAATCTAAATCAGATGCTTTCACAGCAACACATGATCAAAACTTTGTTCATAGGTATATGCTAGGTAGTTAATTAGCTGAAATTAGCTTTCATTATTTATTCTCTTCTGGCTAAAACCTTATTCATGTTAACCATTGCTAATATATGTACAGTTAATAATATGTAAGCACAAACATATCATAAAAATCACTTGAATGCTTTATTCATAAGCTTGAATATTAGCTATCATGCACTTACATGATAAAtccaaaatgaaaaacttaGCAAAGAGACAGttatctttttatttccttattttaatttgatattttttacaTATGAAATATGTAGATTAAGTGAACCATAAATCTCTCATCCTTGGTTATTTTGTGTAAACTACTGAGAtttgaaatttacatttagCTTAATTACAATTAAGTAAACATTAACTGAAAAtatatcatacatatatatatacaccttttAAGTCCTTAAAATGGACAAGTAAGAAATTTCCAATGAACAAAGAGGAATAATGTACTTTTGATCTCCATTTGTTATGAAATTCTATACATATACTACTATCATTATATGTGGCTTTTGTTTTCTCATTAATAATGGTTAACCTGATGTGAGTTCTATGATGCTAACCTATATTTTTAAACCactttcagaaaaaaaaaaaaccaaaggggGAAACCTTTGATGCATgctgatatatatatgtttgagaaTTAAAGCAAATCTTTATCAATTATAATTGAAATCAGTGTATTTAATACTTCcaataaaagatgaaaatgcAAATCAAGTGCCtaataaaatagatttattgATCCAGTTAAATATTTgactattaattaatattgcTATCTGAAACATAAATAGAAAGAGAGAATAAGCAAACAGTCAATAACAAAGTCCTCTAGAGTTAATTATCTCGAGTAAATCTATGACccttaatttcaaaattaatatggatattaaatattatcatattatataGAAATATAGCTCAATGCAGTTAATTAAACTGTATGtgcatcaaaataaatgaatgcaACACTGCTCCCACTACTATAACTGCATGAACTTCTGATGAacatttatgatatatattgtcTTGTTCAGTAAACTATATATTGTGTATAAGAATTCCAATTAATCCTTTCAGCTAGGCATCAAGAAAAGAATTTATGAAAAGTTGGTAAGACTTTTGCCCAATTGGAAAATGCAATATATTATACACTCCAATTTAAGAGGAAGAGGGAAAATTAACACACTGATTAAATTATTAAGAATTTATGAGAAAATAGAGTTTCTAACCTCTGTTGGTCCAAAATTATCTGATCCAAGGCTTGTAGACCGTCCATGATGATAGAAAAACTCAGCTGCAAGAACTAGCAGAAAACATTTGACAGTGATATTGGAGTGCAAATTTAGTAAAATCGACAAGTTTCATTCATACAAATCagtatgatattttaaaaactaaactaGAGTTACTAGATATGgaaattacaataattatttgCAAGACGAAGAGGCTTTATATACCTTTGAATTTCTTTACAATTGAAACGAGAGTTCCAagacaagaaaagaataaaccTACTTTAGCAGCATATCCTCCTTTCATCCTTCAACACCTCCAAACCAAACTCATCAAAGTGACCACAAAAAAGAAAGTATCTTGGGACCTTTCTCTTCATCGACCAATCCCAATTGTAACCTGAGCCTGTCAAATATGAATTATTATGAAGTGGGAACATGAAGCAAtgatatctctctctctctatatatatatatatcacacttAATTCTCATACATTAATCTTCCTCTAAATATCGAGATCTAGAGATGGTGGCTGGTcctgaggagaagaagaagaagatggttcTAAAGATTCGGTGCGTCGACCGAGCTGTAAATGGAGAGGCAAGAGAGGAATTGTAGAATGACTGTTTTCTGCAACAACATCTTGAGGGCAATCTAAGTTGACACCGAAAAGCCGAACACGCTTAGCAGTGGCCTTACCATGGACCACTGGAACAGACTCTAGGACCATCGGCGAGGCCACCGTAGGGTCCCCACCTACATGGCCAACTTGCACCGGAGGTTGAGATAAGGCTCCTGCCGATCTGAACAGAAGGTACTGTCCGGCACCACTGCTTGGGCTCCCCACATTGTATGTGTAGCTCTGCCGGTGATCATACACCATAGAAGAAGTTGCAATAGATGATGGTGTCAGGTACCCATAGCTCCATGGGGACAAGgatctgctgctgctgctgctgctgattgTGCTGCTAAAGGGATGTTGGGGGTTTTGCCCTCTGTCTGGCCTTCTTTTCCAGTCGATGAAAAGACGATCACGGGCAGCTTCACCGACACCACGACCAAAGGATATGGTGTCACCGGCATCTAATCTTTTTTCTTTGACAAAACGACTCCAGCCTTTAGTCATGACATAGCTCTGACTACTGTTCCAATAGGAATATCTAAAACGCCATGGCTTGCCGGACCTATCTTCAAAGCTTAGCAAAAGGCCTTTCTCGTTGCTAGACGTGTCCAAAGGGAAGTACTTCTCGGCATGTTGCTTGGGGATCACTAGCCTGTTCAGTTTGCCAACGTCACTGGGAGTGACCACCTTGTCAAACATGTGTTCCTTCTCAATGATCAAAGAGGTTGCTTGATTTGTTGACTCATGATCTTGATCTTCTTGATCTCTTTCTTGGTTGAGAGATCTCTCTCTTCTGCCACTTGAGAACTCCATGATGAggttgatataaaaaataaagcttaGATAGTACAAACTCCTTAATAAGTTTCAACTAATTAGGTTGCCATTACTGCTAgtacttcttctccttctccttcttcttcttcttcttcttcttcttcgtcttctggAGATAGATACTGCTAACTGGCAGTACGAACGAGCATGTGGTATGAATTTTCTTGATGACTTTTCAAAGTGTGAATGGTCTTGGTTTATGAAGGGAAGAAGCTAGGCAACAAAGAaaggggaggagaagaagaaggggaagaTAAAGCAGCTGAGAAGTATTAGGCAGGTGGCCATTGACtcaagaaaagatggaaagaaagagagagataagGGCTTGCATGGTTAGATTTCTTTTTAGGGTTGGCTCTcatctttttttcctcttctttttcacCTCCCCTAGTTCTGTTTTATTTCCTGCTTGGAAGATTCCAAGAACCAGGGTTTAAAGTCTTGTCTCTCTTCTTTTATGTGTGTGTCTAATGtctatatgtgtgtgtttcaATTCTATgacaataaataatagttttaaaatgtaaatgagagagaaaaaaaagtgaCTTGGTAGTATGAGTTTGGTGGGAGTTCTTTTGACTTttataaggatatatatatatatatatatataaagagtatttacatcattatttatttatttttgtggttCATGAGGTGATGGTTGATTTGGTATTGTGTTTGTTCACGTTAGTTAAGGGAGTGGACgggaaaaatgaagagaaagaaTATATGGAAAAGTAGGAGAGGCTTATAAGAAAATCCACTTGAGCAATGAGCACCAAGGTGGCCATGAAAGATTCCAAAGCTTTTTTTGTGCTCATCTTTGTGATGCAATTCACAAAACATGTGACTAGAGACGCGCACCACGCAACTATTTTGGACTTGAAAgaaataatatgaataaaaaggGTTGGATAGATGTGGACCACCCTTCTATTTAGGGTTTGCTCCTTCCTGTTTCTTCCTCGCGTGCCTTCATtcattgaaaacaaataaaaatatatctctgatatatatatatatatat
It encodes:
- the LOC120276372 gene encoding B3 domain-containing protein Os03g0120900-like; this encodes MEFSSGRRERSLNQERDQEDQDHESTNQATSLIIEKEHMFDKVVTPSDVGKLNRLVIPKQHAEKYFPLDTSSNEKGLLLSFEDRSGKPWRFRYSYWNSSQSYVMTKGWSRFVKEKRLDAGDTISFGRGVGEAARDRLFIDWKRRPDRGQNPQHPFSSTISSSSSSRSLSPWSYGYLTPSSIATSSMVYDHRQSYTYNVGSPSSGAGQYLLFRSAGALSQPPVQVGHVGGDPTVASPMVLESVPVVHGKATAKRVRLFGVNLDCPQDVVAENSHSTIPLLPLHLQLGRRTESLEPSSSSSPQDQPPSLDLDI